One part of the Deltaproteobacteria bacterium genome encodes these proteins:
- a CDS encoding VOC family protein, with protein MRIHHTAISTPNLDRLVDFYERVFHFKRVHGMGWPRGVKSINAVLGLPDSAARAAMLRSGDSMLELFEFAQPAPTPQNQNRPVSDHGYTHICLLVDDVDQEQARCEALGMKFHCPAQKTDELWFAYGRDPDGNVIELLKVLKPEHPMAIRAQ; from the coding sequence ATGCGCATTCACCACACCGCGATCTCGACGCCGAACCTCGACCGCCTCGTCGACTTCTACGAGCGCGTCTTCCACTTCAAGCGCGTCCACGGCATGGGCTGGCCGCGCGGCGTGAAGTCGATCAACGCCGTGCTCGGGCTCCCGGACTCTGCGGCCCGCGCGGCGATGCTGCGCAGCGGCGACTCGATGCTGGAGCTGTTCGAGTTCGCGCAGCCGGCGCCGACGCCGCAGAACCAGAACCGGCCCGTCAGCGATCACGGCTATACGCACATCTGCCTGCTCGTGGACGACGTGGACCAGGAGCAAGCCCGCTGCGAGGCGCTCGGCATGAAGTTCCACTGCCCCGCGCAGAAGACGGACGAGCTGTGGTTCGCGTACGGCCGCGATCCCGACGGCAACGTGATCGAGCTGCTGAAGGTGCTGAAGCCCGAGCACCCGATGGCGATTCGCGCGCAGTGA
- a CDS encoding GNAT family N-acetyltransferase — MIETRRLRLRPWREDDREALIALCVDPEVMWDYGGPISRAAAEQKLARYVASFSDRGFTRWLVESPAREFLGYVGVLEHGAEHALGAHFDIGWRLARKAWGHGFASEAAAASLADFFARIGAREVLAYTGPDNARSQAVMARLHMRRDSARDYITHDAKLGAVPSLVWVAVAPR; from the coding sequence GTGATCGAGACACGGCGCCTCCGCTTGCGCCCGTGGCGCGAGGACGATCGCGAGGCGCTGATCGCGCTGTGCGTCGATCCCGAAGTGATGTGGGACTACGGCGGCCCCATCTCCCGAGCGGCAGCCGAGCAGAAGCTCGCGCGCTACGTCGCGTCGTTCTCGGACCGCGGCTTTACGCGCTGGCTCGTGGAGTCGCCCGCGCGCGAGTTCCTCGGATACGTGGGCGTGCTCGAGCATGGCGCTGAGCACGCGCTCGGTGCGCACTTTGACATCGGTTGGCGGCTCGCACGCAAGGCTTGGGGTCACGGGTTCGCCAGCGAAGCGGCGGCCGCGTCGCTCGCGGATTTCTTCGCGCGCATCGGCGCGCGCGAGGTGCTCGCCTACACCGGTCCCGACAACGCGCGCTCGCAAGCCGTGATGGCGCGCCTCCACATGCGCCGCGACTCCGCTCGCGACTACATCACGCACGACGCGAAGCTGGGTGCAGTGCCGAGCCTCGTGTGGGTCGCTGTCGCGCCGCGTTAG